The following proteins are co-located in the Dehalococcoidia bacterium genome:
- a CDS encoding ABC transporter permease, with protein sequence MATFIELTRAYLRSFVREPSAVIFSFAIPVLFIAVFGLIFGNQGTPHYALGVVEQQAGPNADRLVQALQQVPIFKIHHGDEQTELKRLGHGDRAAVVIVPDALDQPGQPAAVQVYADPGSTAAQSVVLPVLRQVVDGFDRQLAGTPARVTLEARSTSAQNSRYIDYLVPSILAMSLMQLGLYSAVTLVTQRESKLLRRLGATPLRRGTLVASQVAQRVLISVIQAVILIGVGKLFFHVDFTRDLPALLFFIVLGTLAFVAMGFVVGAFAGSAESAMPLVQFIALPMLFLSGIFFEIDAGPAFLQPVARALPLTYLGDALRQSTVHVAALNPLWVDAAVLAGWLVASFAVSVRLFRWE encoded by the coding sequence ATGGCGACCTTCATCGAGCTGACGCGCGCCTACCTGCGCTCCTTCGTGCGAGAACCCTCCGCCGTGATCTTCTCCTTCGCGATCCCCGTGCTCTTCATCGCGGTCTTCGGCCTGATCTTCGGCAACCAGGGCACGCCGCACTACGCGCTGGGAGTGGTCGAGCAGCAGGCGGGCCCAAACGCGGATCGGCTCGTGCAAGCGCTGCAGCAGGTCCCGATCTTCAAGATCCACCACGGCGATGAGCAGACCGAGCTGAAGCGGCTCGGCCACGGCGACCGCGCGGCCGTGGTGATCGTGCCGGACGCGCTTGATCAGCCCGGCCAGCCGGCCGCGGTGCAGGTTTACGCCGACCCTGGCAGCACCGCGGCGCAGAGCGTGGTGCTACCGGTGTTGCGGCAGGTGGTGGACGGCTTCGACCGGCAACTGGCGGGAACGCCGGCGCGTGTCACGCTGGAGGCGCGCTCTACAAGCGCGCAGAACTCGCGCTACATCGATTACCTCGTGCCCAGCATCCTCGCCATGTCGCTGATGCAGCTTGGTCTGTACTCGGCGGTGACGCTGGTGACACAGCGCGAATCGAAGCTGCTGCGCCGGCTCGGCGCCACACCGCTGCGCCGTGGCACCCTCGTTGCCAGCCAGGTGGCGCAGCGCGTGCTGATCTCCGTGATCCAGGCGGTGATCCTGATCGGCGTGGGCAAGCTCTTCTTCCACGTCGACTTCACGCGCGACCTGCCCGCACTGCTGTTCTTCATCGTACTCGGCACGCTGGCCTTCGTGGCGATGGGCTTCGTGGTCGGCGCCTTCGCCGGTTCGGCCGAGTCGGCGATGCCTCTCGTGCAGTTCATCGCGTTGCCGATGCTGTTTCTCTCCGGCATCTTCTTCGAGATCGACGCCGGCCCCGCCTTTTTGCAGCCGGTGGCCCGCGCCCTGCCGCTCACCTACCTCGGCGACGCGCTGCGTCAGTCCACCGTCCACGTGGCGGCACTGAATCCGCTGTGGGTGGACGCTGCCGTGCTCGCCGGCTGGCTGGTGGCCAGCTTTGCCGTCTCCGTGCGGCTGTTCCGCTGGGAGTGA
- a CDS encoding nuclear transport factor 2 family protein, whose protein sequence is MGADENITIVLETFRAVERRDRQRLNELYHPEVEFRWPPSLVSTLGSERVELWDELQPTAAEREMDPRVVAAAGDEVVVLWHWRAASPSGAYVAEPVLGLYRVRDGKFARAQKFFFDAAAVAAFIARVKRERAGAPGEATSTAPV, encoded by the coding sequence ATGGGAGCCGATGAAAACATCACGATCGTGTTGGAAACCTTCCGCGCCGTCGAGCGGCGCGACCGCCAGCGCCTGAACGAGCTGTATCATCCCGAGGTCGAGTTCCGCTGGCCGCCGTCGCTCGTCAGCACGCTTGGCAGCGAGCGGGTGGAGCTGTGGGACGAGCTGCAGCCGACGGCCGCCGAGCGCGAGATGGATCCGCGGGTGGTTGCGGCGGCAGGGGACGAGGTTGTGGTGCTCTGGCACTGGCGAGCGGCGAGCCCAAGCGGCGCGTACGTTGCCGAGCCGGTGCTCGGCCTCTACCGCGTTCGCGACGGCAAATTTGCCCGTGCCCAGAAGTTCTTCTTCGACGCGGCAGCGGTTGCCGCCTTCATCGCGCGGGTCAAGCGGGAGCGGGCGGGCGCGCCGGGCGAGGCGACGTCGACCGCGCCGGTGTAG
- a CDS encoding TetR/AcrR family transcriptional regulator, whose amino-acid sequence MSQNEGRGDLRVRRTERAIRAAMIELIVEKGDAAISVNDLAERAMINRATFYRHYRDKEELLERLIADMLDGLARSIGPTSPSGAPEVFLNEIFRAMRRIFEHVAEHGALYRALMATRGSHAFEAQVRGYVESVLKERWRLGEGGRSATGIPEAVGIAFSVTAFLGTIAWWLEASTPYSPDQMSGWLAALFVLGPVQAAGWQISAPGQFAAQRALAAGGGAVADALSTRRAPPPAAP is encoded by the coding sequence ATGTCGCAGAACGAGGGCCGCGGCGATCTGCGTGTCCGGCGCACCGAGCGCGCCATACGCGCGGCAATGATCGAACTTATCGTGGAAAAGGGGGACGCCGCGATCAGCGTGAACGACCTTGCCGAGCGGGCGATGATCAATCGCGCCACGTTTTACCGGCATTACCGGGACAAGGAAGAGCTGCTGGAGAGACTCATTGCGGACATGCTGGACGGACTCGCGCGCAGCATCGGTCCAACCAGCCCAAGCGGCGCTCCCGAAGTATTCCTCAACGAGATCTTCCGCGCGATGCGGCGCATCTTCGAGCACGTGGCGGAGCACGGCGCTCTCTATCGCGCGCTGATGGCGACTCGGGGCAGCCACGCTTTCGAAGCGCAGGTGCGAGGCTATGTCGAATCGGTCCTGAAGGAGCGCTGGCGGCTCGGGGAGGGCGGCCGCTCGGCCACCGGCATTCCCGAGGCCGTTGGTATCGCCTTCTCCGTCACGGCGTTCCTCGGCACCATCGCCTGGTGGCTGGAAGCGAGCACCCCCTACTCGCCCGACCAGATGAGCGGCTGGCTCGCGGCGCTGTTCGTTCTCGGTCCTGTGCAGGCTGCCGGGTGGCAGATCTCGGCGCCGGGCCAATTCGCGGCCCAACGAGCTTTGGCTGCCGGCGGCGGTGCGGTGGCCGATGCGTTGTCTACGCGCCGAGCGCCGCCTCCAGCAGCTCCGTGA